The following proteins come from a genomic window of Lycium ferocissimum isolate CSIRO_LF1 chromosome 4, AGI_CSIRO_Lferr_CH_V1, whole genome shotgun sequence:
- the LOC132052994 gene encoding mediator of RNA polymerase II transcription subunit 19a-like, with protein sequence MDPDIKNFGRGPRELTGARDLISHFKLLPHYEFFGKKSLPLSISDTHYLHNVAGDTAIRKGEEMQLDQLTQDASFSRETSSCIRPFDLDVLREAFQLRETAPVDLSPSDKGIPTIAGKSKNEMKDKEKKHKKHKDKDKEKDKEHKKHKHRHKDRSKDKDKEKKKDKSGRHDPGAEHSRKHEKKRKHDEEDLNSVHNHKKSKHKSSKIDETGAIKVAG encoded by the exons ACTCACAGGTGCTCGCGATCTTATTAGTCACTTCAAGTTGTTGCCTCATTACGAGTTCTTTGGTAAGAAGTCACTTCCGTTATCAATTTCCGATACACATTATCTTCACAATGTGGCTGGAGACACAGCAATTAGGAAAGGGGAGGAGATGCAGTTGGATCAGCTCACACAGGATGCTTCCTTTTCAAGAGAGACTAGTTCATGCATCCGGCCCTTTGACTTAGATGTCCTTAGAGAAGCCTTCCAACTACGTGAAACGGCTCCTGTCGATTTGTCTCCG TCTGACAAAGGCATCCCCACTATAGCTGGAAAATCTAAAAATGAGATGAAAGACAAGGAGAAGAAGCACAAAAAGCACAAGGATAAAGACAAGGAGAAGGACAAAGAGCATAAGAAGCATAAACATCGTCATAAAGATAGGAGTAAAGACAAGgacaaagagaaaaagaaagataaaagtGGCCGCCATGATCCTGGTGCCGAGCATTCAAGGAAACACGAGAAG AAAAGGAAGCATGACGAGGAGGATCTTAACAGTGTTCACAACCACAAGAAAAGCAAG CACAAGAGCTCAAAGATTGATGAGACTGGTGCAATAAAGGTAGCCGGCTGA